A window of Nicotiana tabacum cultivar K326 chromosome 24, ASM71507v2, whole genome shotgun sequence contains these coding sequences:
- the LOC142178081 gene encoding secreted RxLR effector protein 161-like, with protein MSNAKAIGTPMSPSTSLDKDEQGNPSTPKESHLTAVKRTIRYLIGTISHGLWYPRSNNFKLESFLDADLAGDKEDRKSTSGTCQLLGKSLISWNSKKQGSVALSTTEAEYITIGQCCAQLLWMSRQLGDYELFFKPIPIFCDNSSAICLSKYHVHHSRAKHKDIKHH; from the exons ATGAGTAATGCTAAAGCTATTGGCACACCAATGAGTCCTTCAACAAGTCTTGACAAAGATGAACAGGGAAATCCT TCAACTCCTAAAGAATCACATCTTACTGCAGTAAAGAGAACTATTCGATATCTCATTGGAACTATTTCTCATGGATTATGGTATCCACGCTCTAACAATTTTAAACTAGAAAGTTTTTTAGATGCTGATCTTGCAGGTGATAAGGAAGATAGAAAAAGCACCAGCGGAACATGTCAATTACTTGGAAAATCACTGATATCTTGGAACAGTAAAAAGCAAGGATCAGTTGCTCTATCCACAACTGAGGCTGAGTATATCACCATTGGACAATGTTGTGCACAATTACTATGGATGTCTCGTCAATTGGGTGACTATGAACTATTCTTTAAACCCATTCCAATTTTCTGTGATAACTCTAGTGCTATATGTCTCTCAAAATATCATGTGCATCACTCCAGGGCAAAGCATAAAGACATCAAGCATCATTga